A region of Dethiosulfovibrio russensis DNA encodes the following proteins:
- the rsmA gene encoding 16S rRNA (adenine(1518)-N(6)/adenine(1519)-N(6))-dimethyltransferase RsmA, with translation MRDAPSFTPRTSLGQNFLINRDIVRRTVEKADITENDVILEIGPGQGVLTREILSSRCSHLHSIEIDRRLEPFLQDIEGDDRFSLHWGDGVKFPYGELRPVPSKVVANIPYHVTTPLIWSILEKLAPSGLSYMIMMVQKEAADRLVAQASTKERYPLGITLAAMGSAKTYMKVSPGSFRPIPKVSSALVELTIERRRDLPSDDLWRKVLKAGFSQRRKKLANNLVSLGVKKEEILALMDRSDIPSEARAETLSVSQWLEFVESLRRAV, from the coding sequence ATGAGAGATGCCCCCTCTTTTACTCCGAGAACCAGCCTGGGACAGAATTTCCTGATCAATAGGGACATAGTCCGAAGGACTGTGGAGAAAGCCGACATAACGGAGAACGACGTGATCCTCGAGATAGGTCCTGGTCAGGGAGTCCTGACGAGGGAGATACTGTCGTCTAGATGTTCCCACCTTCATTCCATAGAGATAGACAGAAGGCTGGAACCTTTTCTTCAGGATATAGAGGGAGATGACCGTTTTTCCCTCCATTGGGGAGACGGGGTGAAGTTCCCCTACGGAGAACTTAGACCGGTTCCCTCCAAGGTGGTAGCAAACATACCCTACCACGTAACGACCCCTTTGATATGGTCTATATTGGAAAAACTGGCTCCCTCCGGTCTGAGTTATATGATAATGATGGTCCAGAAGGAGGCGGCGGACCGGCTTGTCGCACAGGCCAGTACCAAGGAGCGTTACCCTTTGGGTATAACCTTGGCGGCCATGGGATCGGCCAAGACATACATGAAGGTATCCCCCGGGTCCTTCAGGCCTATCCCTAAGGTATCCTCCGCTCTGGTAGAGCTGACGATAGAGAGGAGGAGAGATCTCCCCTCAGACGACCTCTGGCGAAAGGTTCTTAAGGCCGGGTTCTCTCAGAGACGAAAGAAACTGGCAAATAACCTAGTCTCCCTCGGAGTCAAAAAGGAAGAGATTCTAGCTCTCATGGATCGCTCCGACATTCCATCGGAGGCGAGAGCCGAGACCCTTTCTGTATCTCAATGGCTCGAATTCGTGGAATCCCTAAGACGGGCGGTTTAA
- the der gene encoding ribosome biogenesis GTPase Der, translating to MAIVTIVGRPNVGKSSLFNRLIGERRAIVDDVPGVTRDRLYGQVEWRGNSFYLVDTGGLLLRDEDPIMEGMKGQILQAMEESDVILLSVDGREGLTWMDEDIAMVIRKGTPKPVVVVVNKLDDMKFDELVYEAYGLGFQDVVGISAIHARGIDDLLDRVCELLPEDDRSFYEEDEIKVALVGRPNVGKSSILNRLLGENRSLVSDVPGTTRDSIDSLMELDDGRKLRLIDTAGLRRKSRFKDDIEYYSFVRTMESIDRSDVAILVVDAVEGVTDQDKKLASSIVERGKGIVLVMNKWDLLKGDGERIGDEKRDLVRDSLVFVNHAPLVFCSALTGRGVGAKLLDAVLGVYERRKNRFSTTKLNGLLRDVLAFERLPSDKKGKLLRIYYCTQAGVEPPMFVFFVNERNIVTRSFENHMINQIRRLGDYDGVPIRLFWRNSDGKRR from the coding sequence ATGGCAATCGTAACCATAGTAGGACGTCCCAACGTAGGGAAGTCCTCGTTGTTCAATAGATTGATAGGGGAGAGAAGGGCCATAGTGGACGACGTCCCGGGAGTTACCAGGGACAGACTCTACGGTCAGGTTGAATGGAGGGGAAACAGTTTTTACCTGGTGGATACCGGAGGCCTTTTGCTGAGGGACGAGGATCCCATAATGGAAGGTATGAAGGGGCAGATACTCCAGGCTATGGAGGAAAGCGACGTTATCCTCCTTTCCGTGGACGGCAGAGAAGGTCTGACATGGATGGACGAGGATATAGCCATGGTGATCAGGAAGGGCACCCCAAAGCCGGTCGTAGTCGTCGTCAATAAGCTGGACGACATGAAGTTCGACGAACTGGTCTACGAAGCCTACGGTCTAGGTTTTCAAGATGTTGTCGGCATAAGCGCCATACACGCCAGAGGTATAGATGACCTTTTGGACAGGGTATGCGAGCTTCTTCCCGAGGACGATAGGTCTTTCTATGAGGAAGACGAGATAAAGGTCGCCCTGGTTGGTAGACCCAACGTAGGTAAGTCCAGCATACTCAACAGGCTTTTAGGCGAAAACCGTTCTTTGGTGAGCGACGTTCCTGGAACCACCAGGGACTCCATCGACTCTCTCATGGAATTGGACGATGGCAGAAAGCTTCGTCTCATAGATACCGCTGGTCTAAGGCGTAAGAGCCGTTTCAAGGACGATATAGAGTATTATTCCTTCGTCAGGACCATGGAGAGCATAGACCGGTCGGACGTCGCCATATTGGTGGTGGACGCGGTCGAGGGGGTTACCGATCAGGATAAGAAACTAGCCTCTTCCATAGTGGAGAGAGGCAAGGGAATAGTCCTGGTGATGAACAAATGGGATCTTCTCAAGGGCGACGGAGAGAGGATCGGAGACGAGAAAAGAGATTTGGTCAGAGATTCCCTGGTTTTCGTCAACCACGCTCCTCTGGTGTTTTGCTCCGCTTTGACCGGAAGAGGGGTGGGAGCGAAGCTCCTGGACGCAGTATTAGGGGTCTACGAGAGGCGTAAGAACAGGTTCAGTACCACCAAGCTGAACGGTCTGTTGCGAGATGTCCTGGCCTTCGAGAGGCTCCCTAGCGATAAGAAAGGGAAGCTTCTTCGGATCTATTATTGTACCCAGGCAGGTGTGGAGCCCCCTATGTTCGTGTTTTTCGTGAATGAGAGAAATATAGTTACCAGGTCCTTCGAGAATCACATGATTAATCAAATCAGAAGGCTAGGAGACTACGATGGGGTACCTATACGCCTTTTTTGGCGTAATAGCGATGGAAAAAGGCGCTGA
- a CDS encoding HU family DNA-binding protein, with protein MTKTELIEAVAKSAELSKKAAGEAVSAVLESVEEALVKGEKVQLVGFGTFEVRERAARTGRNPQDPEKTIEIPAKKVPVFRPGKALKDRVN; from the coding sequence GTGACTAAAACCGAACTTATCGAGGCAGTGGCTAAATCCGCGGAACTCAGCAAAAAAGCCGCAGGAGAGGCGGTCTCTGCCGTTTTGGAGTCAGTCGAGGAGGCCCTGGTAAAGGGTGAAAAGGTCCAGCTTGTCGGATTTGGAACCTTCGAGGTAAGAGAGAGAGCGGCTAGAACCGGCAGGAACCCTCAGGATCCCGAGAAGACCATAGAGATTCCCGCCAAGAAGGTCCCTGTGTTCCGTCCCGGAAAAGCGCTTAAGGACAGGGTTAACTAG